From the Conger conger chromosome 14, fConCon1.1, whole genome shotgun sequence genome, one window contains:
- the c14h1orf50 gene encoding uncharacterized protein C1orf50 homolog, whose amino-acid sequence MEKTISLPNQLNKTTPVTLVETNSAPSGVELVSSYQTNRVGDPMDLVVLAQQVQKGDEFIRANACNRLTVIADQIRYLQEQARKVLEDAKKDAELHHAACNVVKKPGNMYYLYLRESGQRYFSILSPEEWGPGCPHKFLGGYKLQYDMSWTPLEDVEKRDSETAIMDKLLNQQTALPSATEPNFQGLS is encoded by the exons atggaaaagacGATTAGCTTACCAAATCAACTTAACAAAACCACTCCGG TTACCTTGGTGGAGACCAACAGCGCCCCGAGTGGTGTGGAACTGGTGAGCTCCTATCAAACGAACAGAGTTGGAGATCCTATGGACCTCGTTGTCCTGGCGCAGCAAGTGCAGAAA GGAGATGAGTTTATCAGAGCCAATGCATGTAACAGATTGACTGTCATCGCTGATCAAATAAGATACCTTCAGGAGCAAGCAAGAAAG GTTTTGGAAGATGCGAAGAAGGACGCCGAGCTGCATCATGCAGCCTGCAATGTGGTGAAGAAACCCGGGAACATGTATTACCTTTACTTGCGCGAGTCAGGGCAGCGCTATTTCTCCATCCTCTCACCTGAG gAATGGGGACCTGGCTGCCCACACAAGTTCCTTGGCGGGTATAAGCTTCAGTACGACATGTCTTGGACACCGCTGGAGGATGTGGAAAAAAGGGACTCTGAAACCGCCATCATGGACAAGCTGTTGAACCAGCAAACTGCCCTCCCTTCTGCGACGGAGCCCAACTTTCAGGGGCTGTCCTAA
- the ap5b1 gene encoding AP-5 complex subunit beta-1 yields the protein MATPSPWPQRISDFSRSPSQFLYSTTSECFLAELLCELRDDKASESIKIPLLSLLQEYPNVLCPSSTVGEETVLDLLAIFNQAPPRSINLKCHLLLSITNVLVCTSRLENQGNAAECFLDLLFQTVQDTNDLKDGQAFHSLRAIACDCLREVETCFPGLFSQKLEALYLLKQQEMTPLHQAYGILYALSLKNAIHLLTQGSGAPDGELKSLLSGNEGLAWKAIEKPLPPFPASSMSQVPVLQTNANTDIRELRSIISMLLEESYLLTPVSQASLLRELVEVVAMVQALSPAIFKTQLLRLFGTTEVTLMHATLLMKAAFTDSLFTTEDENFFIKRLVGMAQHPLLKSAQKLFYMNCILHFPENRPISSNGEESLPVLVTPRLAASLLPTVFNNSSTMLCRLSLLSLVYMEADDDDDKGVSYLFDHLMALHRIVDNHGTREMTVTFFRAAFTFLGYFYDSEKFTSALTARLCELYSRHCYLAPNLNNLVDRAQECLGDSAWPIQLLKALQKVIVELPVPELTLQNLSWHLKVLGRVARESQVPQRNSLRFLLGVLIHSSLCSGGGWRLGNAVLAVCRNLLLHPSLDQVFIELADLLQHMMLHYEDTDIQDHARFYYTLLTNLSREKLSGVLTKGPEIGPAKVRSLSAIMAESDEQSSCLTVHQTKKPVLQLVKVPQNEARASSKGESENFDDKEVLMVYREQFLDPVFASKVNLKCHLTHVGEVAALYHKLFSICLHFELTDTNYEDVQNISVPCVFKDRKPPVVHLKLKPRHPYPTHLRASAMFATEDGLSWYTQLEDVFVSFPDVFLPLPVKADWSQESREQLFDHIWRYTCSEECSQSATSLFCFELGDRSLCSLIDLNFHPYLISKNQNQDCYKVLFFLPPQCHVLLNITNTEDAVHISIATDNWKLLPYINSYLQNVTSETQRNAESIVQVPDARIENASSEA from the exons ATGGCAACTCCAAGTCCATGGCCCCAGAGAATCTCGGATTTCTCACGGAGTCCATCTCAGTTCTTGTATAGCACAACGTCTGAGTGCTTCCTGGCTGAACTCCTGTGCGAACTTAGAGATGACAAGGCGAGTGAGAGCATCAAG ATTCCATTGCTATCGCTCCTGCAGGAGTACCCCAATGTCCTGTGCCCCAGCTCCACAGTGGGAGAAGAGACTGTCCTTGATCTACTGGCCATCTTCAACCAGGCTCCTCCCAGATCCATCAACCTGAAGTGCCACCTGCTGCTGTCAATCACCAATGTCTTGGTGTGTACTTCCCGTTTGGAAAATCAGGGGAATGCAGCCGAGTGTTTCCTGGACCTCTTGTTTCAGACCGTCCAGGACACGAACGATCTTAAGGACGGGCAGGCTTTTCACTCTCTCAGGGCCATAGCCTGCGACTGCCTTCGTGAGGTAGAGACCTGTTTCCCCGGCCTGTTTTCTCAGAAGCTGGAGGCTCTTTACCTCTTGAAGCAGCAAGAGATGACACCCCTGCACCAGGCATACGGCATCTTGTACGCACTGAGCCTGAAGAACGCCATTCACCTTTTGACTCAGGGAAGTGGGGCTCCCGACGGGGAATTGAAGAGCCTTTTGTCTGGAAATGAGGGGTTGGCTTGGAAGGCCATTGAGAAGcccctccctcctttccctGCAAGCTCCATGAGTCAGGTCCCTGTGCTACAAACAAACGCAAACACAGACATCCGAGAGCTTCGGTCAATCATCTCCATGCTGCTGGAAGAATCCTATCTACTGACCCCCGTATCCCAAGCTTCCTTGCTCCGAGAGCTTGTGGAGGTCGTGGCGATGGTCCAGGCTCTCTCCCCAGCCATTTTTAAGACTCAACTCCTCCGGCTCTTTGGGACCACGGAGGTCACGCTCATGCACGCCACACTGCTCATGAAGGCGGCCTTCACGGACAGCCTCTTCACCACAGAGGATGAGAACTTCTTCATCAAGAGACTGGTGGGCATGGCCCAGCACCCGCTGCTGAAAAGTGCACAGAAGCTCTTCTACATGAACTGCATCCTCCATTTTCCAGAGAACCGGCCCATTTCCAGCAACGGTGAAGAGAGCCTGCCAGTACTGGTCACCCCTCGCCTGgctgcctctctcctgcccaCAGTGTTCAACAACAGCAGCACCATGCTCTGCAGGTTGAGCCTGCTCAGCCTGGTATACATGGAGGCAGACGATGATGACGACAAAGGGGTAAGCTATCTGTTCGACCACCTGATGGCGCTCCACAGAATCGTGGACAACCACGGCACCAGAGAGATGACGGTTACGTTTTTCAGAGCCGCTTTTACCTTCCTTGGCTATTTTTACGACTCTGAGAAATTCACCAGTGCCCTGACAGCAAGGCTTTGCGAACTGTACTCAAGGCACTGCTACCTTGCACCCAATCTGAACAACTTGGTAGACCGAGCCCAGGAATGTTTGGGGGATTCGGCATGGCCAATCCAGCTGCTTAAAGCCTTGCAGAAGGTGATTGTAGAATTGCCTGTCCCAGAACTGACTCTCCAGAACCTCAGCTGGCACCTTAAAGTTTTAGGTCGTGTGGCGAGAGAGAGCCAGGTTCCCCAGAGAAATTCTCTGCGCTTTCTGCTCGGTGTGCTAATCCACTCCAGCCTGTGCTCCGGAGGAGGCTGGCGATTGGGAAACGCGGTCCTTGCGGTCTGTCGAAACTTACTCCTGCACCCAAGCTTGGACCAGGTGTTCATCGAGCTAGCAGACCTCCTGCAGCACATGATGCTCCACTATGAGGACACCGACATCCAGGATCACGCCAGGTTCTACTACACCCTGCTGACCAACCTGTCCAGAGAGAAGCTCTCTGGGGTCCTGACCAAGGGGCCAGAAATCGGGCCGGCGAAAGTGAGATCCCTGTCCGCCATCATGGCAGAAAGCGATGAGCAGTCCAGCTGCTTGACTGTGCACCAAACGAAGAAGCCAGTGCTGCAGCTCGTGAAGGTCCCACAAAACGAGGCGAGGGCATCCAGCAAGGGCGAGTCTGAGAATTTTGATGACAAGGAGGTGCTGATGGTTTATCGGGAACAGTTTCTCGACCCCGTTTTTGCTTCCAAAGTGAATCTGAAATGCCATCTAACGCATGTCGGGGAAGTGGCAGCTCTTTACCACAAGCTCTTCAGCATCTGTCTCCATTTTGAGCTAACAGACACCAATTATGAAGATGTTCAGAACATCAGCGTGCCGTGCGTCTTCAAGGACAGGAAACCCCCGGTCGTCCATCTCAAACTGAAGCCTCGCCATCCTTACCCAACACACCTTCGTGCCAGTGCCATGTTCGCCACTGAGGATGGGCTCTCTTGGTACACCCAGCTGGAAGACGTCTTTGTGTCTTTCCCAGATGTCTTCCTTCCACTCCCCGTCAAAGCTGATTGGTCCCAGGAGAGCCGAGAGCAGCTCTTTGACCATATTTGGAGATACACATGTTCCGAGGAATGCAGCCAGTCCGCCACCAGCCTGTTCTGTTTTGAGCTTGGAGACCGTAGTCTCTGTAGCCTGATAGACCTGAACTTTCACCCTTACCTGATCTCCAAAAACCAGAACCAGGATTGTTACAAGGTCTTGTTCTTCCTCCCTCCTCAATGTCATGTGCTACTGaacatcacaaacacagaggATGCTGTTCACATTAGTATCGCTACTGACAACTGGAAGCTTTTACCTTACATAAACTCTTACTTACAAAATGTCACAAGTGAGACGCAAAGAAATGCAGAAAGCATAGTGCAAGTGCCTGATGCTAGAATAGAAAATGCATCGAGTGAGGCGTGA